ACGGCAGACTCGGCAAGGATGACATCGGCGAACATGACATGGCCTATCGCGTGATCGCCGATCACATCCGCACGCTCACGTTTGCGCTGACCGATGGTGCGATCCCGAGCAACGAGGGACGCGGGTATGTGCTGCGGCGCATCCTGCGTCGGGCCGTGCGCTACGGGCGGCAGAAACTCGGTGCCAAGACCGGCTTCCTGTCGCAACTCGTGCCGACGGTCGTCGAGACGATGGGCGATGCCTTCCCCGAACTGCGCCGCGACCCCAAAGGCGTGGCCGCGCTGATCTACGAAGAGGAAGAGAGTTTCGGCAAGACGCTCGATCGCGGGATCGGGCTCTTTGAAGAGATCGCCGCCTCGGCCTCGGGCACGATCGCGGGCACTGACGCCTTCAAGTTGTACGACACCTTCGGCTTCCCGCTCGATCTGACGCAGCTCATGGCGGCCGAGCGCGGGATGTCGGTCGATGTCGAGGGGTTCGAGGCGTGCATGGCCGAGCAGAAGGCCCGCAGCCGCGCGGGCGGCAAGGCCGGCAGCAACGACGAAATAGCGCTCGACACCGACGCCATCGCCCGGCTCCAACATCTGCGCGTGCGCCCGACCGACGACTCACACAAGTTTCACGCCCGCGACATCCGCGCGACGGTGCGCGCGATCTGGAACGGACAGAACTTCGACGAACACACCGGCACGCGCGCGACCCAGCGCGTCGCCATCATCCTCGACAAGACCAACTTCTACGCCGAGATGGGCGGGCAGGTGTGCGACCACGGCCGCATGCTCGTCAGCCGCGAGGCCCGCACCGGCGGCAGCAGCCACGGCGGGGAGTTCAAGGTCGAAGAAGTCCGCTCGCTGGGCGGGTACGTGCTGCACATCGGGCACATCAAGCGCGGCGAACTGCGTGTCGGCGACGATGTGCACCTGCACATCGAGAATCAGCGTCGCCAGCAGATCTCGGCCAACCACACCGCGACGCACCTGCTCAACTTTGCCCTGCGCAAGGTCCTCGGGGCCACAGTCGATCAGAAGGGCTCGCTGGTCGCGCCCGATCGCCTGCGGTTCGACTTCAACTCGAATCGCCCGGTCGAGCCTGGCGAACTGGCCGAGGTCGAACGTCTCGTGCGTGATGCGATCGCGCGCGACCTGCCGGTGCACGCCGACCTGGGGCCGCTGATGGTCGCGCGCGGCATCACCGGCCTGCGCGCGGTCTTCGGCGAGACGTACCCCGATCCGGTCCGCATCATCAGCATCGGCGCGCCGGTGACCGATCTGCTCGATTCGCCCGAGAAGCCCGACTGGGCTGCGCTGAGCGTCGAACTGTGCGGCGGGACGCACCTGGCGCGCACGGGCCAGGCGGGCGCGTTCGCGCTGGTGAGTGAAGAAGGCATCGCCAAGGGTGTGCGGCGCATCACCGCGCTGACCGGTGCGGCCGCGACGGCGGCTTCGACAGAAAGTGACGCGCTGGCCGCGCGCATCGCAGCGGTCGAGCCGCTGCGCGGAGCAGCGCTGGCAGCGGCCGTCACGGAAGTCGGCGCGGCGATCGACGCGGCCACGCTGCCTGCGGCGCGCAAGCACGAGCTGCGCTCGAGCCTGGCGTCGCTGGCTGAGCGCGTCAAGGCTGAGCACAAGGCCCAGAGCGCATCGCGCGCCAGCGAGGCCAGCGGCATGGCGCGGCAGATTGCCGAGATGGCAGCGGGCTCGATGGACCCGATCATCATCGCGGCGCTCGAGCTGGGATCCGATCGCGACGCGCTGACCGCCGCGATGAACACGATCCGCCAGCGCGCCCCGACCATCGGCATCATGCTGCTCAGCGCCGACCACGAAGCGGGCAAGGTGTCGGTCATGGCCACTGTCCCAAAAACCCTCATCGCCAAGGGTCTCAAGGCCGGCGACTGGGTGCGCGAGGTGGTCGGGGTTCTGGGCGGCAAGGGCGGAGGCAGCCCCGAGATGGCCCAGGGGGCCGGGCCCGAGATCGGCAAACTGCGCGACGCCGCGAGCCACGCGCGCTCGTGCGCCTTTACAGCGCTGTCATAAAACGCGCAGCACGCGCGGCTGGCAGAAACGGAGCTCGCGATGGGCAGCAGGATCCCCAGGTCGGACATGTCGAGCCTCGGCCGGGCGTGGGCGGTGGGCATGGACCTGGTGATCTATGTCATTGCGGGCGGGCTGCTCGGGTTCGGGCTTGATCTGCTGTTCAAGACGCGGCCGTGGCTGATGATCGTTGTTGCTCTGCTCGGCCTGGCGTCGGGGATGCTGCGGTTCATCCGCGAGGCGATGGTGCTCAACCGCGAAGTGACACGCAAAGCCGAGCGAGAGCGCGACGCGCGCTGAGCGGCCGGGCACCGCACGGGCGAACCTTCGCGCGGGTCCGAAGCGTTTATTGACGGTGCCAGGGCTGAGCCGCGCAATTTTTGCCCGCGGCGGCACTCCTCAAGAGGCCTCTGGCACTCCTCAAGAGGCCTCTCGCGCTCTTCGAGAGGCCTCTGGAACTCCTCAAGAGGCCTCTCGCGCTCTTCAAGAGGCCTCTGGAACTCCTCAAGAGGCCTCTCGCGCTCTTCGAGAGGCCTCTTGCGCTCTTCAAGAGGCCTCTTGCGCTCTTCAAGAGGCCTACGGAACTCTTCAAGAGGCCTCCGGCACTGTCCCGCAGCACATCCCGGCAGCACCGCACCGCCCACAAACTGCCCTGCCCCGGCCCGTGGCCCTGTTGCCCGGCGGTCGGCGGCCGCAGTTCCTGACCGCAACGTTCAAGGACCTGTTTTTTCGCGTGCTGCAGACTCGCCGAACAGGCCGCAAGCCGCTATTCTTCTCGTCCCGCAGGCAGGGGTGCGCGGGGGCAGGAGCGGATTGCTTTCTGTCGCGTTCTGTTCGGGGTCTGGCGGCCGCACTGGCCGCATCGGAGCGACTTGGGGATATGGCTTCGCTGCTCACTGCGCCTGTGGTCAGACTCCCGCTGCGATCGGCGATCGCGTGGTCGGCCGCGCCCGGACTCTTCGCAGCTGTCGCCATAGCGATCGTCTTCAGCCTGATCCACGGCCAGAGCGGACTCGTCGGGGTCGCGCTGGCAGCCGCAGGCGTCACGGTCGGAGCCGCCGCCGGATGGGGTGTGCTCGCGGTCGGCGGCGCAAGCGCGCGATCGGCCGGAGCGTGGAGCCTCATCATTGTCTATGCTCAGGCCGCCCGCATGATGATGGCGCTGGTCATCGGCGGAGGTCTGTTCTTTCTGTTGCGCCCCGCACCAGCCGCGTTCTGGGCGACGCTGCTGGCGATGTTGCTGGCGATGCTCGCGGTTGAATCCGCGTGCTCGATCAGGTGGATCCGGGCCGCAAGCCCCAAGCCGGAGTCTGGAGTGAGGAACGTTCATGCCTGACGCATTTTCGGCCGTGGTCGCTGGCCTGACGCTGGGTGCCTCGAACCCGCTCGACCACGTGCTCAATCACAAGTGGATCGAAGTCAACGGGTGGATCGTGTGGTCGGCCATTCAGACCAACCTGGTCCTGACTGTCATCATCATGCTGGTGCTCGGTTCGTGGATCGCAAAGCAGATCGCCACAGGCCCCCAGAGCGACGGGCACGATCGGTTTGTCACGCGCAATCCATTCGCGCACATGGTCGAGGTCATCTGCGTGTACCTGCGCGACAAGGTGGTTCGGCCGCTGCTGCACGAACGCACAGACGCGTTCATGCCGTTCCTCTGGACTGTCTTCTTCTTCATCCTCATCAACAACCTGCTCGGGCTGATCCCGATTCTCGACCTGATCACGCTCTTCGCCCCAGACATGGTGCAGGGCGAACACAAGGCCCCGGTCGGCGGCACCGCCACGCAGCACCTCTGGGTCACCGGTGCCCTCGCGCTGGTCGCCGGCGTCGTGATCAACATCGCCGGGCTCAAGGCGCTCGGGCCGGTCGAGTTCGTCAAGCACCTGACCGGCGGCGTGCCGTTCAAGCCAATGTACCTGCCGGTGATCGCGATCGTGTTTGCGATCGAAGTCGCGGGCATTTTCATCAAGCCGATCGCGCTGGCCATTCGTCTGTTTGCCAACATGACGGCCGGGCACACGCTGCTGGCCACTCTGGCGATGTTTGTCGGGCTGGCCTTCGCTGCCAATACGCTGCTGGTGACCGTGCCGATCACGGCGGTCTCGGCAGCCGGGATGATTGCGATCTATTTCCTGGAGATCTTCGTCGGGTTCCTTCAGGCGTTCGTGTTCATGTTCCTCACGACGGTGTTCATCAGCCTGCTCTCGCACCACGGCGAACACGCTGAAGATCACGCTCACGACCATCACGGGCATCATGACGTTGCGCACGCGTAGGGTGCGTGCGAGAAGTTGAAGAGTTTTGGCCTCGGGCTTCGGCGGGGAGCCCGATCGGCAAGTACAGGGGGTCAATGGAGACCCACCGATGTCCCCGCCGAGAACCGGGCCCACGAAGGGCCGAGCGAAGAAAGGAATGATTCACACCATGACGAACCTGATGAAGAATGCAGTTCTGGCTGCGGGGATGCTGGCGGTATTCGGCCCGACCATGGCGATGGCGCAGGACGGCGCGGTCGAAGGCATCGGCAAGGGCCTCGGCGCCGTCGGCGCAGGCCTGGCCGTGATCGGTGGCGCGCTGGGCATCGGCCTGGTCGGCAAAGGTGCGGTCGAATCCATCGCCCGCCAGCCCGAAGCCACAGGCCCCATCGGCACCAACATGATTCTGGCAGCCGCCCTGATCGAAGGTGCGACGCTCTTCGCCGTCGTCGTCGGCCTGCTGACCATGGTCCTCTGATCGAACTTCCCCCGTCCGTGGCTGAAAGGCAACGGACGGACTTGGTGCCTCGAACGTAGAGCGGGCATGACACCTCGCGCCCGAGATGGAGATCGTGATGAATCGTGTGCTCTCGCTGCTGACTGTGTTGATCGTGATGTTCGTGTCGATGGCGACGGTGCCGGCCTCTGCTGCGCCCGAGGGCGAGAAGCACCCTCCGGCCGTGCTCCCCGACGCCAAGGGCGGCATCGCGCCCGCCGTCACCACACTGATCGCGTTCGCGATCGTGTTCTTCTTCCTGTACGCCAAGGTCTGGCCCAAGATCACCAAGGGCCTCGAAGAGCGCTCGGCCAAGATCCGCGAAGAGATCGCCGCCGCCGAAGCCGCCCGCAAGCAGGCCAAGATGGCGCTGGACGATTACGAAGCCAGCCTCTCCGAAGCCCGCGCCGAAGCCCAGAAGATGCTCGAAGAAACCAAGGCCCAGCAGGTCGCGCTGGCGGCCGAACTTCGCGCCAAGGCCGATGTCGAACTCAACGCGATGCGCGACCGTGCCAAGCGCGACATCGAAGCAGCCAAACGTACAGCCCTCAACGAGATCTACGCCCAGTCGGTGTCGCTCTCGACAACCATGGCCTCGAAGATCCTCGGGCGCGCGATCACTCCCAGCGACCAGCAGAAACTGATCGAAGATTCGCTCGCCGAGATGCAGGCCCGGAGCAACTGACCGCACGCTGGTGACACCACCAACCTGGAGACTTCATGCCTCTGATCGAGTCACAACCCGACGCGCTGGCAACCATGTATGCCCGGAGCCTTTTTGAACTGGCGCTCGAACATGGCGGACAAAGCCTCGCCGAGTCAATCGCCGGACAGATCGAAGACATCATCGAACTGGCAAGGCAGGATCGGACGTTCAGCGAGTTCCTCGCGTCGCGCGTGCTGCCGATGAAGGCTCGCGACAAGTCGATCGACCGCATCTTCAACGGGCACGTTCACCCGCTCGTGCTCAACTTCCTGCGCCTGCTCAACCGCAAGGGCCGCCTGAGCCATCTCCCCCCGATCGGAGCCGCACTCGACGCGATTCTTCAGGCCCACTTCGGGCGCGTCGAGGTTGATGTCTTCACCGCTGCACCGATCGAAGAGCGGCAACTGAACCTCATCCGCGACCGCCTGGCCGTCGTGCTCGGCCGCCAGCCGGTCCTGCATGCCTACACCGAGGCATCGATGATCGGGGGCATGAAACTACGCATCGGCGACCAGTTGATCGACGCTTCGATCGCCTCGCGTCTGAGGCTGATGCAGGAGAGGCTGACCAATCGAGGCGGAGCCAAGATCCGCGGCCTCGGAGCCGACCTGATCGAGGGCTCTGGCCACCAGGAGGGGTAAAACATGTCAAAGAAGAGCGTGACCTCGGTCGACGTCGCCGGCAAGCGTGTCCTGATTCGAGTCGATTTCAATGTCCCGATCGAAGGCGGACGCATCACCGATGACCGCCGCATCGCAGCCGCATTGCCCACGATCCGCAACGTCATCGACCGCGGCGGGCGCGCGATTCTCATGAGCCATCTTGGCCGGCCCGAGGGCCAAGGCTACGAATCGAAGTATTCACTCAAGCCCGTAGCCGAGAAACTCGCCGCGCTGCTCGGCAAGCCCGTTGCCTTCCCGTCAAGCGACTGCACCGACGCCGCCAGCGAGCAAGCCGTCGCCGCCATGAACAATGGCGATGTCCTGCTGCTCGAAAACCTCCGCTTCCACGCTGGCGAGAAGAACGGTGATGCAACCTTCGGTGCCCGCATCGCATCGTTCGGCGATGTGTACGTCAATGACGCCTTCGGAACCTGCCATCGCCTCGACGCCTCGATGGTCGCCGTGCCCGAAGCCATGAGCCCCGGCAGCCCGCGTGTGACTGGACTGCTCGTCGAAATGGAAATCAAGTTCCTGTCTGGCGCGCTGGCTGCTCCTGCCAAGCCCTTCGTCGTGGTCCTTGGCGGGGCGAAAGTCTCGGACAAAATGGGCGCGATCGAGAATCTGCTTCCCAAAGCCGACGCGGTCCTGATCGGCGGAGCCATGGCCTACACCTTCCTCAAGGCCCTCGGGCGCGAAGTCGGCACCAGCCGCATCGAAACCGACCGCCTCGGCGATGCCAAGCGAGCCATTGACCTGGCCGCCCGCGAGAACGTCGATCTGCACCTGCCTGTCGATCACATCTGCTCGACCGCATTCGCCGAGAACGCCGGCAACATCGAAGTCTTCGACGACAACATCAAGCCCGGGTTCATGGGGCTGGACATCGGACCCAAGACTCAGATGCAGTTCGGCTCGATCCTGACCAAGGCAAAGACCATCGTCTGGAACGGCCCGATGGGCGTGTTCGAGTGGCGCCCCTTCCGCGTTGGCACCCGCGCCGTCGCCACCGCTGTCGCCGAAGCAACCGACGCCGGTGCGACCAGCATCGTCGGTGGCGGAGACACAGCCGCCGCGGTCGAAGCCTTCAAACTCGCCGATCGCATGAGCCATGTCTCGACCGGAGGCGGCGCCAGTCTCGAAATGCTCGAAGGCCGCCCATTCGCCGCCGTCGAACTCCTCGACCGCGCCTGATGAGTTCCCAGCCATCGGACCTGTACGTTCTGGTATAATCCCGTCGTATGGGCGGACCAAGCTTTGACATGCTGCTGGTCATCCTCGGGCTCGTGGGTGTGCTGCTGATCATTCCCGCGATCATGCTCGTCGTACTCGTGCTCGCCAAACGGCACACGCCCAAAAAAACCGGCTCGCGCCGCGACTCGCGCCCCCGCAACAATCGCAAACGCCGCTAGGCCGTCAGCCCTCCCAGTGGCCCCGTCGAGTCGCCGAAACTCTCGACCTCGCACCCCATCCGATCCAGCATCGACATATACAGATTGCACAGCGGCGTCTCTCGCTTGAACCCGACCACCCGCCCCGTGTCAATCGTCCCGCCCCCTCGCCCGGCAAGTATGATCGGCAGGTCTTCATGGTTATGCCGATTACCATCGCTGATGCCACAGCCGAAAAGAATCATCGAGTTGTCCAGCAGCGTCCCTTCCCCCTCGGGCGTCTGCGAAAGTTTCGCGATGAAGTGCCCGAATCGCTCGACATAGAACCGATCGATGCGCCGAATCTTCTCGATCATCTCCTCGTTATTCTGATGGTGCGAGAGATGGTGGTGCCCCTCGTTGATGCCGATCTCAGGCAGCGTGCGGTTCGAGCCATCCACACCGAGCATGAATGTGCTGATGCGCGTGACATCCATCTGAAAGGCCAGCAGCATCATGTCATACATCAGATCAATATGCTCGCCAAATCGGCGTGGAATCCCCATCGGCGCCGCGACATCCGGCATCGCCACCTCGCCCGATTCAGCCCTCGCCCGCTCGACACGCTGCTCGATCTCTCGCACCGATGATTGAAACTGATCGAGCTTTCTTCGATCATTCACGCCGAGCGAGCCTTCGAGCCTCTTCGCATCATCGAGCACAAAATCCAGAATGCTCTGCCGTCGGCTCAATCTCGCTTCGCGCGCCGAAGCCTCGCTGGCGTCCCCGAACAGCCTCTCGAAAACCGCTGCAGGATCGATCAACTTCGGGACCGGCGTGTCCTCGGCTCGCCACGAGATATTCGACGTGTACGCACACGAATACCCCGAATCGCAGTTGCCCGCTGCCGGTCCGTTCTCGCATCCGATCTCGATCGAGGGCAGCCGTGTTCGCTCCCCAATCTGCCTCGCAGCAAACTGATCGACGCTCACGCCAATGCGAATATCGTTGCCCGCGGTCTTGCGAGCCTGATGCCCGGTCAGGAACGACGCACTCGAACGCGCATGATCGCCAGGCCCATCGCCATTGGCACGCGCCTTGTCAAGCGTCAGACCAGTCAGGACATTGATATGCTCGCGCACGCCCGCCAGAGGTTCGAGCGTTGGCGAGAGCATGAATTCGCGCCCGGCACCCTTGGGCGCCCAATGCGCATAGTTCACACCATTGGGCATGAAAATGCACGCCATGCGCACAGGAGCCGCAGCCGGTGTACCCGTCGCACCCACCGCCGCTCGCGCGCTGCGCCCCAGCCCACCCATCGCTTCGAGATACGGCAGCGCCATCGTGACGCCCAAGCCTCGCAACACCGTTCGACGTGAAATGCCGTTATTCATGGTGCCTGCTCCCTTCCTCGACACGAGCCAAATGTCTCACTCAACACCACCGCCTCGATGATCGCGCCCAGCGTGTCGCCCGACGCACGCGCCTGGCGCGCAATCTGCCGAACTGCGGGTCGATCAAAAGGCTCAAGCCCGCGACCGATCGCATACATCAGCACCGTCCCGCTCAGATTCTCGATGAACTGCTCATCACGTTCGAGCAGAATCCGCTTCAGATCCGCTGCGCCATCGATCCTGACCCCGCCGGGCAGCGTCCCGCTCGCGTCGATCGGCCTGTCCTCGTCGTGCGTGCGCCAGCGCCCGATCGCGTCGAAATTCTCGAACGCCAGCCCCAGCGGGTCGAGCCGATTGTGGCAGACCGCGCACGTCGGATTGGCAACATGCGCCGCCAGTTGTTCACGCAGACCCGGACCCGCAGCCGCAAGGGCCGCCTGTTCGAGCGGCGGAATGTCGGCGGGAGGCGGAGGTGGCGGCATGCCCAGAATCTGATCCAGCACATACAACCCACGCTTGACCGGGCTCGTCCGTGTCGGATTGCTCGTGACCGTCAGCACCGCACCCATCGTCAGCACGCCCCCTCGCTGCGAAGTTGCGCCGAGTTCGACACGCCGCATCTCGCGCCCCTCGACGCCCTCGATCCCGTACAGCGCAGCGAGCCGATCGTTGACAAATACCATGTCCGAGTCGATGAAGTTCAGCACGCTCCGATCATGCTTCAACACATCGGCAAAGAACATGGTCGCTTCTGACTTCATAGCCGAACGCAACTCGTCGTCAAACTCCGGAAACCGACTCGTATCCATCGCCATCTCGTCGAGCGACCGCAGATGCAGCCACTGCCCGGCAAAGTTCTCGCAGAACACACTCGACTTCGAATCCGCCAGCATTCGGCGTACCTGACTTCGCAGCGTATCGTCTTCCAACAGCGAGCCATCGATGGCCGCTGCCATCAACTCCTCGTCAGGCATGCTGCTCCAGAGAAAGTACGACAACCGACTCGCCAGTTCAGTGCCCGTCAGGCGATGCACATGCGACACATTATCAGCGTCAGGATTGTCCACCGCACGATACAAAAAGTGCGGCGAAACAAGGCAAGCCGTCAACGCGAGCCGCACCGCCGACTCAAACCCTTCGCCGCCCGCACGCGACTGCTCATACAGCGACATCAGTGCTTGCACATCGTCCGCCGTCGCAGGCCTGCGATACGCGCGCGTCGCAAACGCCAGGAGAATTGCTCTCGCACGCTCCGCTTCATCCTCGATCGCGCGATGCGGCCCAAAGATCGAACGCCACGCCTGAGGCCTCTGCGTCGTCTCCTCATCCAGAGGCCCCGCCACAGTGATCCACTCGATCGCAAGATTCCGGTCCGCGACGTTGGGCACCCAATAGTCGTTCGTGAAGAAACCCGACACTGTTCGCAAGCCGCCACGAACCCGCACACGCATCGAAACTTCCTCAGGCTCCGCTTGCGTGCCCGAGATCGAAAACGCACCCACTTCGCGTCCGTCAACACGCACACTCAGCCTCGCGTGCTCGTCGCCCGCTTTTGTCTCCCACGCGCTCAGGCGAATCTCGTACTCGCCCGTGGCGCCAAACTCATGCGTCCCCTGCACCGCCCCGTTCGAAAACAACAAGAATCCGCCTTGCCGTTGAGGCTGACCGTTGGCCGTGCCTCGCAAAGGTCGCACGGGCACTGGCTTGCTGCCAATCTCCACGATTCGACCCAGTGCGAGATCAATCGCACGCTCCGAGGCTTCGAGATACTGCTCGATCGCGAGCGGCGAAACGCTCAGCACGTCCGCGATGTTGTCGAGCCCATACCCGGTGTCGTCACGCGGCAATCTGGCTGCCAGATCAACCTCGCCCGGGTCGATCCCCAGCAGATCGCGCAGCGTGTTTCGATACTCTGTTCGATTCAGGCGATGAATCGTGAACCATCCAGGATCGATCTTGGCATCCGGCGGAATATACGCCAGTGCGTCATCGAGCCATTGCACCACGATCAGCCTCTCATGGCTGCTCGGTTCCTCTTCATCCGCCGGCGGCATCTCATGCGTGCTCACCATCTCTCGCACCATCGCAAGATCGCCCGATGACGCCAGAATGTCCTTGATCGTGCGCACTGCGCTCAGGTCGACGCCGCCCTTGGACTTAGCACCCGAGTGACAGGAAACGCAGTACGCTTCAAGAATCGGCCCGACGTCTTCAGCCAGACGCCTCTCAAGTTCAATCGCCTGAATGTCCGGCTGTGCGATCGGCTCCGCCCGGTTCTCAGGCGACCACCACGCCAGGCCGAGCATTACCCCCCCACTGGCGATCAGCATGCACACCATCGCCCCGGCCCAAAGTCCGGAAATACCTGACATTCCCAGGAAATCGCGAGGCGCAACCACAACATCAGACGACCGCATGCAATCGTGATCGGCTTGCTTCACACGACCAGACTACAGAATCATGGGCTGTTCGTCAAGATTCCCGCAAGATCTTCAGGGCGTCACCAGCCCGACGCGAATCGCAAAACGCACCAGATGCGCCCGATCCCGTACCCCAATCTTGTCCATGATCGAACCCCGATGAGCATCAACCGTCTTGGGACTGCGGAAGATGACCTCGGCAATCTGAAGCCGTGACTGCCCCTCGCCAATCAGCCTCAAAACCTCGATCTCGCGTGGCGTCAATCGGGCAAGGGCTGCATGATCGTCTGACAGAATGTGCCCGTTGTGCGTCAGCCCATCGGCCGACACTGGCACATTCGACATGGCGGGCAAAGGCACCGTTGCACGCCCCCGGATAGACCGAATGAGCGACTCGAGAGGTTCAGACTTGGTCACAACCTGCGATGCCCCGGCATTGAGCAACGAATCATTGGTGAACCTGTCCTCACTCGAAGTACACACCACAATCCGAAGCGATGGGAGTAGTTCGGAGACTTCCTCCATCAGATCAATGATGTCCGACTCCATTGAGTGAAGGTCGATGGCCAACACATCCGGCTTCAACTCGACAGCCGCGTCGATCATGCTCTCAAATGCTGTCGGTTCACCCACAATGCGCATGTCCGGCTCTTGCGCCAGACACCGCCGAAGGCAATCCAAGATCATCCGGTGTGCCCCCGCAAACATTACACACAATACCGGTGCCATCGGCTGCACCCCCACTTCGTGGGGCTCAACCGCCTAAATCCGTCTTCTTCCCCAGAAGTAGACCAGATCAGGAAAACGACCCCACTACAGTAAGTAGCGTCATTTGCAACTCTTCCTGACAGATCTGTATGAAATATCTATCGAAAAGGGGTGTTCACCGGATGGACATGAGCTCGCGGTAAGTAGGCAGTGGCCAAAGGTCGTCTGCGACCACTTTCTCCAGCTCGTCCACAATCTCTCGTAAATCACCCAAAATGGGGTGGATCTTGGACTTGATGTACTCGGCCGCCGGCTGGGGCTTCTCTTCGAGGTCGAACTCGCGTTCGAGAGCCGAGCTCAGACTTGTCAGGATTACCTGCAACTGGGTGGTCATCTCGACAAAATCTGCCAGGGCCGCACGAGAGGCATCGCAATCGACTCCTGCCCCCTCTGTCGCGGCCACAGCCTCCGCCACCCGTGACTGGTGCTCAAGTGCTGCGGGCAGGATCAGCGTCCGCGCAATCGTCAACATCTGCTCGGCCTCGATCAGGCAGGTCTTGGCGTACTTCTCCATCAGAATTGTCACGCGACTTTCCAATTCAGGCTTGGTCAGCACGCCGTACTTCTTGAACAACGCGACCGACTCGCGGCTGCGCAGGACCGGAATCGCCTCGACCGAGTTCTTGAGATTGGGCAATCCCCGTCGGGCAGCCTCTTCGTGCCATTCGGTGGTGTAGTTGTCGCCGTTGAAAATGATCCGCTTGTGTTCAGTCACCAGCGACTTGAGCAGTTTCTTGACAGTCTGCTCCAGTTTGGCTTCGGATGGCTTGGCACCGAGTTGTTTCTCAAGTTCGGTCGCGATGTGATCGAGCGCCTCAGCGACGATGACGTTGATGACCGTGTTGGGCCACGCGACTGAAGCCGTAGATCCGACAGCACGAAACTCGAACTTGTTGCCAGTAAATGCAAAGGGACTGGTGCGATTGCGATCGCCAGCGTGCCTTGGAATGTTCGGCAGTGTGCGCGCGCCAAGGTTGATTGCGCCGCCCTTGATTGTGCGACTGGTATCGCCTCGTTCGATCTGATCGATAATGTCGGTGAGCATTTCGCCCAGGAAGATTGACATGATGGCTGGAGGCGCTTCGTTGGCACCAAGCCGATGATCGTTGCCAGCGCTGGCGATCGACGCGCGCAGCAGATCGGCGTGCATATCGACAGCCCGAATGACAGCGCAGAGGAAGACCATAAACTGCATGTTGGTGTGGGTGTCGTCGCGCGGGTCGAGGAGGTTGACCCCGGTATCGGTGGTCATGGACCAGTTGTTGTGCTTGCCCGAACCATTCACCCCGGAAAAGGGCTTTTCGTGCATCAATGTGCGCAACCCGAAACGAGGGGCTA
This is a stretch of genomic DNA from Phycisphaeraceae bacterium. It encodes these proteins:
- the alaS gene encoding alanine--tRNA ligase, whose amino-acid sequence is MTHVSASTIRQTFIDFFRARGHSFVPSSPTVPHDDPTLLFANAGMNQFKPIFLGQVDPSSPLASLKRAVNSQKCIRAGGKHNDLEDVGKDTYHHTFFEMLGNWSFGDYFKVESIDWAWELLTKVFGLPADRLYATYFGGDEKQGLAPDEEARQLWLRYLPDDHVLPGNMKDNFWEMGETGPCGPCSEIHFDRIGGRNARAFVNRDDPNVIEIWNLVFIQFDRQADASLRPLPARHVDTGMGLERLVSILQAKSSNYDTDVFMPIFAAIERTTGDARGYHGRLGKDDIGEHDMAYRVIADHIRTLTFALTDGAIPSNEGRGYVLRRILRRAVRYGRQKLGAKTGFLSQLVPTVVETMGDAFPELRRDPKGVAALIYEEEESFGKTLDRGIGLFEEIAASASGTIAGTDAFKLYDTFGFPLDLTQLMAAERGMSVDVEGFEACMAEQKARSRAGGKAGSNDEIALDTDAIARLQHLRVRPTDDSHKFHARDIRATVRAIWNGQNFDEHTGTRATQRVAIILDKTNFYAEMGGQVCDHGRMLVSREARTGGSSHGGEFKVEEVRSLGGYVLHIGHIKRGELRVGDDVHLHIENQRRQQISANHTATHLLNFALRKVLGATVDQKGSLVAPDRLRFDFNSNRPVEPGELAEVERLVRDAIARDLPVHADLGPLMVARGITGLRAVFGETYPDPVRIISIGAPVTDLLDSPEKPDWAALSVELCGGTHLARTGQAGAFALVSEEGIAKGVRRITALTGAAATAASTESDALAARIAAVEPLRGAALAAAVTEVGAAIDAATLPAARKHELRSSLASLAERVKAEHKAQSASRASEASGMARQIAEMAAGSMDPIIIAALELGSDRDALTAAMNTIRQRAPTIGIMLLSADHEAGKVSVMATVPKTLIAKGLKAGDWVREVVGVLGGKGGGSPEMAQGAGPEIGKLRDAASHARSCAFTALS
- a CDS encoding AtpZ/AtpI family protein, translated to MGSRIPRSDMSSLGRAWAVGMDLVIYVIAGGLLGFGLDLLFKTRPWLMIVVALLGLASGMLRFIREAMVLNREVTRKAERERDAR
- the atpB gene encoding F0F1 ATP synthase subunit A — its product is MPDAFSAVVAGLTLGASNPLDHVLNHKWIEVNGWIVWSAIQTNLVLTVIIMLVLGSWIAKQIATGPQSDGHDRFVTRNPFAHMVEVICVYLRDKVVRPLLHERTDAFMPFLWTVFFFILINNLLGLIPILDLITLFAPDMVQGEHKAPVGGTATQHLWVTGALALVAGVVINIAGLKALGPVEFVKHLTGGVPFKPMYLPVIAIVFAIEVAGIFIKPIALAIRLFANMTAGHTLLATLAMFVGLAFAANTLLVTVPITAVSAAGMIAIYFLEIFVGFLQAFVFMFLTTVFISLLSHHGEHAEDHAHDHHGHHDVAHA
- the atpE gene encoding ATP synthase F0 subunit C, encoding MAQDGAVEGIGKGLGAVGAGLAVIGGALGIGLVGKGAVESIARQPEATGPIGTNMILAAALIEGATLFAVVVGLLTMVL
- the atpF gene encoding F0F1 ATP synthase subunit B; amino-acid sequence: MNRVLSLLTVLIVMFVSMATVPASAAPEGEKHPPAVLPDAKGGIAPAVTTLIAFAIVFFFLYAKVWPKITKGLEERSAKIREEIAAAEAARKQAKMALDDYEASLSEARAEAQKMLEETKAQQVALAAELRAKADVELNAMRDRAKRDIEAAKRTALNEIYAQSVSLSTTMASKILGRAITPSDQQKLIEDSLAEMQARSN
- the atpH gene encoding ATP synthase F1 subunit delta → MPLIESQPDALATMYARSLFELALEHGGQSLAESIAGQIEDIIELARQDRTFSEFLASRVLPMKARDKSIDRIFNGHVHPLVLNFLRLLNRKGRLSHLPPIGAALDAILQAHFGRVEVDVFTAAPIEERQLNLIRDRLAVVLGRQPVLHAYTEASMIGGMKLRIGDQLIDASIASRLRLMQERLTNRGGAKIRGLGADLIEGSGHQEG
- a CDS encoding phosphoglycerate kinase — encoded protein: MSKKSVTSVDVAGKRVLIRVDFNVPIEGGRITDDRRIAAALPTIRNVIDRGGRAILMSHLGRPEGQGYESKYSLKPVAEKLAALLGKPVAFPSSDCTDAASEQAVAAMNNGDVLLLENLRFHAGEKNGDATFGARIASFGDVYVNDAFGTCHRLDASMVAVPEAMSPGSPRVTGLLVEMEIKFLSGALAAPAKPFVVVLGGAKVSDKMGAIENLLPKADAVLIGGAMAYTFLKALGREVGTSRIETDRLGDAKRAIDLAARENVDLHLPVDHICSTAFAENAGNIEVFDDNIKPGFMGLDIGPKTQMQFGSILTKAKTIVWNGPMGVFEWRPFRVGTRAVATAVAEATDAGATSIVGGGDTAAAVEAFKLADRMSHVSTGGGASLEMLEGRPFAAVELLDRA